A stretch of DNA from Vibrio gallaecicus:
CCACTGCCTGAAAAACAAAATCAGCATCACTGGTTTTCCCTGTATTGCTATCAATGTACGCCCCATCGACATTGCTATAACTAATATTAAATTCAACTTCAACACCAAGGCTTTTCAATTGTTCTAGTGCAATTCTGCGTGTTTTTTCTTTAAAACCGTCTAATAATGCACCTGTGTTATGGGCTAACACGGTTTTCTTTACAGGAAATGCGTAGGCAATTTCGCCAGCTAACTCTACGCCTACAACACCGCCTCCGATAATAAGTACTTTGTCTGCGGATTTTAGTTCGTCGTTGTATCCAAGCATTTCGCCATTTCGTGTTTCTAGATCCAATGCCGTTTTTGACTTAGCGATAGGCATAGTTGGGTAGCGTGTTCCTGAAGCAATGATGGCTTTCTTGAATTCTACCAATGTCCCATCCTCTAAAGTCGCAACACTACTTTTAAGTTTAGTCACTCCGCTTTGTATAAACGATCCCGTCAAAAAGCTTTTATACTGTTTTCTAGCTTTATTTTTTGTGATGTCAGGAGCAGCCACATTGCGCAGAGTGGCAAAAGTAACTTCGAAGTAGTCCTTTTTATCAACTAGCAACGTTTCTATACCATTTTTTTCTAATTTCTGAGCCGCTGACACACCAGCAAAGCCACCACCTATAATTAAAATATCGACTTTTTTCATCTTCGATTACCTTACTTTTCCATCTAACTCGATTCAGTGAAACTAAATTAGCGCGTTTGATTTTTTGGTAAATGAGCGAAAATACGACAATGATGCGCATTTATGCAACGGTTAAGCAATGAACAAATGGAATGAAATAAGAACCGCTTACAAGCTAGCTCAATACCAAACTCTCAGCGCGACGGCTCAGGACATTGGCGTCCACAGATCAACGGTCATGCGCCATATTGATGCACTTGAAGAAGATCTGGGAGTGGTGCTTTTTCAACGGAATGACAAAGGGTATATTCCAACTGAGGCTGGGCTAGAAATTATGCGATTAGGAGAAGTGACCGAAAACCAATTCTCACAATTCACTTCTCAAATAATGAGCAAAGAACAAGCACTGGAAGGGACACTTACAATTACAACCATCGGTGATATGGCCAGCTCGCTTATGCCTTTTATCCAAGAGTACCAACATAGTTACCCCAACATGCGCGTCGATTTTATTGGTGACATTCGAAACTACAACCTCGAATACGGCGAAGCGGACATTGCAATTAGAGGTGGAGAAAAACCAACAACGCCAGACAACATCGTATTTCCAATTGCCGATTTAGAGATAGTGCTATGCGCACACAAGAACTATATCGAACTCATGGGAGTGCCAACTGAAAAGGAGCTACCCCAGCACAGATTTATCGCCATGAAGGAAAGACCTTCTCATTTACCATGGAATGAGTGGATTCACACCAATATTCCCGAGAAGAACATTGTATTCCTATGTTCAAGCCTGCAAATCGCAGTAAGAGCACTGGAAGCTGGCAGCGGTATTTGCGCTTTACCAAAAGAGATTGTGGATGACAATTCTGACCTGATAGAAATTTCATCAAACTTACAATGGCAACTTCCAATATGGGCGTTGGTACACAGAGACATGTTTAACCTAACCAAAATCAAAGCGTTTATCGATATATTACGCAGCTCCGAAGGTAAACCAATTAACTTTAAACTTTGAGAATTTACTCTCTAGTGAATTGGCAAATTAAGCCACTTAGTTAAAGTTTTAGAAATAAAATCAAACCTGAAACTAAAAAACCGGAACAATACTGTAATAACGGCTAACAGAACGTATACGAAATATTCAAAAAGGGCTGTTTGCATAAAAAAGCCAGCCATAGGGGGCGGCTGGCTTATTCCTACTACTAAGGTTATTTATTGATGAACGCTTTCCACACGGCTACTACGACCGGAGTGTGCTATGCTTCGAATTTTTACATTCTTCACATGACTAACATCAACGGAACCATAGTATGGAACCCATGTTTGTCCTTCATCTAGAGAATATTGATTTTGTAAGCCAGGGAATCTTGTATTAATACTTAGTTTATCAGCTTCAATTACTGCACCAGGTAACGGAATGCGGTAATTGACCCCTACACTTTCAATAATTTGATTATAAGTGTCAACAGGTTGGATATACTCCAGCCTTACTAAAGCATGTTTACCTAAAGTGTTTGAGAATACATCCCACGCACGATCCATCGCTGTTTTTCCATTTATATCAGGTTTACCTTCTACAGGCATATCTGTCACCCATGCACGCTCGGCGACACCCAACAATTTAGGAAATACTAAGTATTCCATGATTTCTGGTGACTTCGCATTTTCTGAAAACAACTGTCCCTGTATTCCTGATACATTATTTTTACCTTCTTCAGACAAATGTACCCAAGCCGGATTCCAAGGAACAGCATTACCTAACTTATCGATTTTCCCATTAGCGTAAATATTAAAAGGACGATATTCAAAGGTTTTCTTAGTGTCTGTGTAACCCGCCCAGTGGTAGCCAATTTCGTCAGGGTGTTTGTTATATGCGAGATCAAAATACAGATTCGTCGCATGAGACAGCACCACCTTATAACCTTGATTAGCAAACACATAGGACTGATGTTCATTTCCCCACCCCCATACGTTGTTCCAAAATATAGGGTAAATGTCACCGTAGTCCGCGTTACCTGTACCATTATGAGTAAGTACGTCACCCCAACTCGCCATTTGGAAACCATTTTGACGAATGATATTCGCCCACTTTACAAAAAAGTAATCAAATAGTTCCGCGTCTGTTTTGCCTGCAGTTTCTGGGTTGTCTTGGATAACTGGCGATTTTGCCCACCACTCATTAGGCCCTAAGTGAGGCAACTCATCACCACCACCATGAAGACGTGTTACCTTTGCTCCTGGAACTGCATCATACATAGCTTTAGTTTCGCTAATCACTTTGTTCAAGAACTCATATGTACCAGGCAAAGATGGATTAACCAAGTTATCGGTGTAGAATTGTGGTGTGTAAAATTGTGATTCATCCAGTGGATCAATCAATCTATATCGATTCGCTTCAACGGGATCACTATCTTTGTATTTGTTGTAACGGTATTCCATTGCTTTGATCGCTGCACGAGCGTGAGCTGGAAAATCATATTCTAAAATAACATCTATGTGACGGTCGGCAGCGTATTTAAGAATCTCTTTAAAATCCTCAACCGTATAGTATCCCCAGCCTTTACCTAAGTAGTTCTGCTGCGCTACCTCAAACCCTTGAAATGCAGGCAAGACTCCGTTATTCGCTTCAACCATATTAGTTGGCTTACCTTCAATGCCATCACCCGACTGAAACTCATTACTTGAGCCCATAAATGTATGTAACATTGTTGTTTCTTGTGTGTCAAAACCCCTCTTAGATCCAAAATCAGTCAACTCTGGGATCCCCGGAATTTCTATTCGCCAACCTTCATCGTTGGCAATGTTGATTTCAAACTTATTGATCTTGTAATATGCCAACAGATCAATCAGCTTCAATACCGTTTCTTTGCTTTGGAAGTGACGAGCAACGTCAAGCATCATGCCTCGATATTCAAAGCGAGGCGCATCCAGGGCCGTCATTGCAGGCAATACTGCGTGTTGCATTTTGTTGCCAACCACAGATGCTTTATACACATCTTGTGGGATTAACTGCCTGAGCGTTTGGATACCATAAAATACCCCGCTTGTATCTTTCCCTTCAATGATGATGCCATTAAACGGGTCGATATCAATTCTATAACCTTCACTATCTGGCGTTCCGTCCGAGTCTGTATCTAAGTTAGGGTTCAACTTAAGCGTGATCAGATTGGAGGTGTGAGCTGTTCCCGAATTAATTGGAAACTCACCGACTATAAGATCTTGCAAAGCGCTCTGTAAATATAACGCTTCTTTATTAAGGCTATCAGGTGCATCAATCGCCCCCATCCAACCAAGTAGGGTTAGAAACGCGCCGTCTTTATCTTTAGCCGATTGCAGTTGAGGCACAACCTGGTTTTCCAATGCTAGGTCCGTAATTGGTGTAGTGTTTTCATCAAACCGAAGTCCTGGGGTTTGCACTGGCATTGTGTCATGTATGCTCTGTCTCGTTTGTTTTAGATCTGACGGGTCCATTTTAACGTCAACAGAAACAGCCCTTGGCGTCTCTCCATTAAATGAAATGTGGAAACCTGAGGGCGAATCATTTTTCAGCATTTGCCAATACTGAGCCGTAATGAATATTTCGCGCGATTCTCCTGGGTAAATTGGTTCAAACCCAGTAACAGGTTCTAAGACAAAGTAATCTCCACTTTTTGATACATCAGCATTTTCTAGCACAAGGTTTTGCGCTGCTATCTCTTCGCGTGCAAGAATTCCGTCTGCACTATCCAAAGGCAATACTGATGCAGGAGGTCTCACTGAACTGTAATACAGCGACCAACCGCTTTCCCCTAATGCTTCTGAGCCATTATTCGTGATAGTCAAACTGCCAAGAAATTTATTCTCACCTATATCATGATCGATAACTTTCCACAGCAAATCCAACTGTTCCGCTTGCGGGTGGTAGGTATCAGCAAGCGCGGTAGTAGGCATAGCCATATTTGAAGCCAATGCGATCGTCAGAAGTTTTAATGGTAACTTTACCTTGTTCATTCTAATTTAACTCCATGATTAAATCACATGAGTAATCTACTCATGTGTATACAAAATGATTGGGGTTTTATCCGAACTCAATAGCTAAGGTCCATTCATCAATTGGATGAACCTTGCTATTTGATATCAGCCTATTTGGCTAATAACTGTTATCTGCGGTTGATCATCCGCTTATATTGGTGTCGACGACCGCGGAGGGTGAAACCAAGTCGCATGATGTTTTCCGGTGGTGCTATACCGCTGTACCCACCATCACCGATATGTACGATGTCCGCGCCAGCGGCTTTCGAAGCCATTGCAACTTGCTCAATATAGGATTCTGTTGCTCCTTCTTGAGAAGTACCAATAGCTAGCATGCCTAACATACCGCTTTGGTGTACCGCAGTGATCATTTCTTTTGCCACATCAGCAGTGACACCAGGGGTAGTGTACGGTGCAGGGAACATCATGATATCTGCACCAGCTTCCGCAAATCCGGGAACGATGTTGAGGTTGTAATCATTTCCAACGCCACCAGCGTGCATTTTACCCGCTACAATGATGATCTCTTTCGAGATACTTCTTACTAAACCAATGGCTTCCATGATGGTTTCTTGAGTCACACAGTTGCCCGGATTTCCAGTTAACATCACATAATCAAGACCGATCTCAACTGCTCGTTCAACCGTTTCTTTCGTTACCGTTCGACCTACATCTACATGGCTTACATCAGCTGGAATCGGCTCTAAATTGCAACCAATTAAACGACCAGTTAACAACTTCACTTGCTCGATGGTCATGAACTCATCGGCGACTTCCGACAGTACTTTGATCTTTGGGTCCATAACATCTAAACAATTTAGCGTAATCATGTCTGCACCGAATGCAGCCGCAATTTCCGGCCCTGACACTAAATCAATTGGTGGGGTTATTGATACTACGTTCTCCACCATTATGGTGCGACCTTCCGAATTTCTGATACTGTTTACAATTTGTTCGCGCGAGGCATTTCGAACATCTTCAGCCGTGTAATCAAATATGCGCTTTTTCATGAGTACTACTCCTTTGTAACTGATAATGAATGGCGACAATCTCTTCGGCTAACTCACGACACAACATCGTAGTCATAATATGGTCTTGGATATGAGTCAGGATTAATGTCATGGTGACTTTTCCCGCTCCCTCATCAAACCCAATCAAAGACGTTTGAGATTTATGAACATCCACTAAAGCTTGATCTCCCGATTTAAGAAAGGTCTCAGCCTTCTTAAATTCTCCTTTTCTCGCGACACGCATAGCTTCCATAAAAGAAGAACGAGCTTCACCAACCTGGCAAAGTAGAGTCATCAAAAACTCTTCAGTGATTTCAGATTCACTATTAATTTCGAACTGCATCTAAGCCGCCCTCCGCTACCGTTTTAGTTTCCGATTTCTTCTTAGAATCCATCACTTTTTCTTCTGCTAATAATTGGCGTTCATGAACCTTAAGGAATGGGTAGAAAACAGTGGCACTCACTACGATACTGCTTAATACAACTAATGCTGCTGTACCTGAATTCGTAGCGATAATGGCACCAATTGGTGCTGGCATTGTCCATGGTGGAATTGCAATAATTTTTGCTAAGAAGCCCGTTTTGAAGGCCATCCATACGATGGTCGTATTCAGTGTTGGCGCTAACATCCAAGGAATGAAATAAATTGGATTCATAACGATTGGAGTACCAAAAATAACCGGTTCATTAATGTTAAAAGTTCCCGGAATAATCGACATTTTTCCGATTGTTTTCAATTGAGTAGCTTTAGAGCGGATCATTAATACCACAAGACCCCACGTACCACCGGCACCACCTACAAAGATGAAAAAGTCCATGACTGGGTTTATGAAAATAGCAGGAAGTGGTTCGCCAGCGGCCAGCGCATCTTGATTCAACCCTAAATTGATCAGGAGCATAGGACCAATGATACCGCCAACAACAGAGCCTCCATGAATGCCACTAAACCACAACATTTGAACCAGTAAGACAGCAATCAAACACGCGATGAAGCTATCTGATGCAAGAACGAGAGGTTGGAAGAGCTCCATAATCGCGGAAGGAATTTTCATACCGTATTGATTTAAGTACACGTTCACTGACATCACGATGATTGAGATAAATACGATTGGAATTAACAAATCAAATGATGCAGAAATCTTTGGAGGTACAGCTGCAGGCATTTTAATTCTAATATTGTACTTAATAAGTAAACGTTGCATTTCAGGAACTAGAAGACCACAAATAATGGCTGTAAATGCTCCAGTGCCACCAAGATATGCACCAGGTAATACACCGCCAATGTCAACGCTCACCATAGGTGCGGCTGAAAGTAAGAAAGCAAACATAGATAGCATGCCCGTGTTCATCGGGCGTAATTTATAAGCTTCAGCAAGACTAAACCCAATGCCAAAAGAAGCGTATACCGCAAAGATGCCCATACTTAATTGGAATGGGGCCATGATGTTGTCAAAACCAATAATTTCAATTAAACCATGCCATGCATTAAAGAATGCATTCCCTTCTGATGGAGGAAATGCCAATACCAATAACATTGAGCCTACAATCAAAAATGGCATCGTAGAAACAAAACCATCTTTGATTGCATTGACGTGCTTTTGTGCCGATATTTTACCTGCCACTGGGGCGACTACGTTTTCAACAAAACTTAATACCTTATCGAAAATTGCCATTGTGTTAACTCTCCATTATTGCGTGTGTTTGATACAATTCCAGAGCTTGATCTAACACCGCATCCCCATTCAACATGCCATAATCCATCATATTAATTAGCCCACAGCCTTTGCCTAGATTGACCGCGCTAGTCTTAAACTCTTCATATTTAAACTTGACCTGGGGTGCAACTAGGCAGACATCACTCCACTGAATGCATTCGTCAAACTCAGAAATGGAGTGAGCTGAAATTTCACACTCCAACCCTTTTTCTTTCGCAGAACTTTCCATTTTCGCAACAAGCATGCTTGTCGACATGCCAGCAGCACAGCATAAAAATATTTTCATCCATCCTCTCCTTAGGTGTAGGTTCCTTTTCCCAGAACGAAATGTAACCGGTTTCAGTAACCGGTTACATTTATAGCTCAGTTACATTCTTCGTGTGTATGAATCGCATTGATATGCAACGGAGATCAATCTTTTATAACGTAATTAGCGATGAAAGTGAGACATGAAACCCTGTTGATAGATTAAATTACAAGCAATTTATAAATCCATCATCGAAAATAAATGTGCGCATTGAAGAAAAATGATCCATAAGAGCGGTGCTATTTCGTAAAAGAAAATAGCACCGCAAATAAAGAAGGAAGGAATTAAAAGAAATGGTTTAGGCGTAGGATTTAGCAGATTAACATTAGATTTGTCGAGTAGAGTCCCGAGAAACTAAGTTCCCTCTCATTATTTCAGGCTCAAAGTCTATTTCTCCTTGAGCCAATTTCTGTGCAACTTCCATTGCCCGCGCCATGATAGCTTTAATAGGTAAATCAATTGTTGTTAAAGCTGGGGTAACAAAACCACTATATGGGTCATTATCGATACTGACTACTGATACCTCTTCAGGTACTGATATACCTTGCTCATTAAAAGCTTTAATACAACCAATAGCTATATCGTCAGAAGCGGCAAGCAATGCACTGCCAAACTCCCCGCTTTCCAACAATTTTTTTCCTGCCGCATAACCTTCAATAAAACCAAATGAACAGTCACAGCGGCGAGATGAAATAATGAGGTTTTGATGTTTATCCTTAGCTAACGCAAAACCTTCGCTTCGAGATATAGATGTAGGGGTAGTCGGCGCAGGACCTATATAAGTAATATCTCTATGACCTAATTCCACTAAATGATCGAAAGCAAGTGACACTGCATTTTCTTGATCGAATGCGATGGAATAACCTGCTTCAGCGGGCAATATTCGTCCCACATTCACCAATGGAATATCTATCGATTTATTTAACGCAATCACCTGTTCGCCTGACAACATGCGGCTATAAAGGACAATCACATCGCACTTTTTCTCAACCAAAGAATGAACCGCCTCTAACTCGCTTTCAGCTTGATTATGACCATCCGCTATGAGAAGTTGCTTGCCCATTTTGTCTGCGCTGACTGATGCCTGCTTAAGTAAAATACCAAAATAGCTGCCAGTATAATCAGATAAAACAAGTCCAACACTATTTCCACTGCGAGTCGCTAACGCTCGCGCCACTGAACTTGGTTTATAATTCAGCTCTTTCATGACTGAATTTACTAGTTCCTTTGTGCTTTCTTTGACTTGTCCTGTCCCGTTAACCACTCTTGATACAGTGGCTTTCGAAACACCAGCCATACGGGATACATCAGAAATTGTCGTCATTTATGCCTCTTCAGACCTTAAAGCTTATTAAAATAAAGATAACAGAAAATAGAGGGGCTTGAGCAGCTATTATTTTGAATACGAGAGTGTAAACCTAGAAAGTATCTACTCGATCATTTTACACATGACGATACAGATATACCTCTGTTGTAGAACAAAAATAAACCTTCAGATTGAAATAAATTCCGAGTTATAGATGTTTATAGTGACATAAGTATTTCAAGCATTGAAAGCGACTCTACTCTCTAATTACTTGCTATCTTCAGCAGCGGCAACCTTACTTTCTTAATTAGCTCTAGCTATGTTGTATACAGCCAGAAATCAGAAAAACTCAGCACTAGTCTAAGTAAAATGCAGGTCAGGTGAATGGATTTAAAATGCTAGAAGAGCAGAGTTAGTATCAAGATTTAGTGCAACAAAACCCTGTAATTCGAGGAGAAGTATATGGCTTGATACGAGCAACGATAGAAAATCATAACTCCTCAACATTCAATAACAAGAGCTTCGCTTTATTAAGAATGATTTGTTGCTGCTCTGCTGATTTTTTCTTCCAGTTAGCATAAACCATTCGAGTTCGTGGATTATTATTAAACTGCTCAATGTGTGTATGCATAAAGTGCCAATATAGAGCATTTAGAGGGCACGCAGTATCCTCACTCACCTGCTTCACGTTATAGTGGCAATCCGTGCAATAGTCGCTCATTTTATTCACATAATTACCGCTAGCTGCGTAAGCCTTAGAAGCAACAATACCACCATCCGCAAACTGACTCATGCCACGCGTGTTTGGCATTTCAACCCACTCAATTGCATCGATATAAATACCTAAATACCACTCATCTACTTGGTCAGGTTTAATGCCTGTTAACAAGCAAAAATTACCAGTGATCATTAAGCGCTGAATATGATGTGCATAAGCAAAATCAAGTGATTGCTTAATCGCATGATGCATACAATTCATTTTTGTATTACCCGTCCAAAACCAACTTGGTAATGACAATGAAGCATTGAGCTTATTCAAACTTTGATAGGTAGGCATGTTGCGCCAGTAGATCCCGCGAACAAACTCCCTCCACCCTAGAATTTGGCGCACAAAGCCTTCTATCTGCGCAATATTAATTTCGTTAGGGCGTTGGTTAAATTCCATAATAGCGGCATCAATCACTTGCCTAGGACTGAGGATTTTGGCGTTTAATGCGAAGGATAAGCGGCTATGGAATAAACTCCATTGCTTTTGAGTGAGCATATCATCGAGCTTACAGGTCATCGCATCTTGAAATTGACCAAACCGTGGCAAACAATAACGACAGAAAAACACCAATAATTCACTCGCCTGCTGGCGATTCACAGGCCACAATAATTGCTTATCTACTTGACCAATGGTTTCTATATTATGCCGGTCTAGGCGTTTCAGAATATCAGATACATCGTTAGCAAATAATAAAGGCATAGGCACAGTATCAAACTCACTGCGCTTTAATTTGTTTTGATTTGTACTGTCAAAGTTCCATTTCCCACCAACCGGTTCTCCATCTTGCATTAAAATGTTAAAGCGTTTTCTCATCTTACGATAAAAAGCTTCCATGCGATGATGGTGATCAGGCTTAAAATCTTTCTCTATTTGCGTTTCAGATAGGAAGAAATGTTCGCTTTCATAAACTTGAGAAGTTATCGATAACGACAAACAATATTTATCTAACATACTGCGCAATCGGTATTCATCAGGTAGTTGATATTCAAAGTGAGTAATGTGGTATTCGTCAATCAGGTGGTTTAGTAGATCATCTATTTTTTCAAATTGTTGGGTATCATCTAACGTTAAATGTATTACCCGATGTCCCGCCTTTTCTAACGCAGTTGCAAATTGCCCCATTGCAGCAAAAAAAGCACACACCTTCTGAACATGATGTTTTACATAAACGGCTTCTTGATGCATTTCAGCTATCACATAGAGTGTTTTTGTATCGACTTGCCTAAACCAAGAATGACTGGCATTCAATTGGTCACCCAAAATAAGTCGTAAACGATGAGGTGTAGCGTTCATGATCATCCTCTAACTAAGACCATCATATGGTGATCTATTCTTTGTTGCGACGACGTAAAGACTGACAACGTTTAGAGCAATATTTAACCGTAAGCCAATCTCGCTCCCACTTCTTTCGCCAACTAAATGGTCTTTGGCAAACAACACATATCTTTTTTGGCAGTTGTGTTTTTTTCATCTTTTTTGCCTGAACTAATTTGTCGTGATAACGATTTTTCCGGCTCTTTGCCGTTATCGATAAACAGTTAATATAGTTACGTAAAAAAGAGTATTAGGGTTCACAAAAAAAACAGTCATATCAATAAAGTTTAAGTAAAAGGTATATTTGTCATCTCAACGGGGCATATTTAATCCCACCCCTGTGCACCATGGGGAAAATAGTCATCGTCACCATGATCGCTTATCTAAGAGATCTCATTCATCTTTATATATTTAATGTTACTAACCAACGTCAGTTTTATAGATGGGCATTTATTGACAAGGCTAGCAATTAGACTACTCTTTAAGAACTGATAGAACATCATCAGTAGGTAAATGAACAAGTTTCAACGTAAACCGTAACACTGTAAAAGAAAGAAATAGCATGTACATTGTAGAAAAATAGAAAAGCCACTTTTTACATTAAGTGGCTTTTTTTCCAACAAACCATCTCCGAACAACGTATTTTTATATCGCAAAACCCGCATCCCTACGTTTTTCTTGCGACAATAAAATAACTAGATGCACCCTTGTAGATCTCTTTAGCTTCAACTGTCTTAAAATCGCCTTTTCCCAATAAACTATCCAAATCAGAACCTCTGTATTCTCTTATAGTGATGGGGATTATTCCGATCTTCGAGAGTATTCTGACAAGGTGAATTTGCATGGTAACCAATAGCGATTTTCTCCCCCCTAAACAAGGTGTACTCGAAATCAACAGACCATTAGGTTTGAGTAACTCGTGTATCCTTTGTACAACATGATGAGGTTTATCAACGGTATGTAACATATTGAAAGCAAAGATCACATCAAATGACTCGTTTTCATATCT
This window harbors:
- a CDS encoding cryptochrome/photolyase family protein; amino-acid sequence: MNATPHRLRLILGDQLNASHSWFRQVDTKTLYVIAEMHQEAVYVKHHVQKVCAFFAAMGQFATALEKAGHRVIHLTLDDTQQFEKIDDLLNHLIDEYHITHFEYQLPDEYRLRSMLDKYCLSLSITSQVYESEHFFLSETQIEKDFKPDHHHRMEAFYRKMRKRFNILMQDGEPVGGKWNFDSTNQNKLKRSEFDTVPMPLLFANDVSDILKRLDRHNIETIGQVDKQLLWPVNRQQASELLVFFCRYCLPRFGQFQDAMTCKLDDMLTQKQWSLFHSRLSFALNAKILSPRQVIDAAIMEFNQRPNEINIAQIEGFVRQILGWREFVRGIYWRNMPTYQSLNKLNASLSLPSWFWTGNTKMNCMHHAIKQSLDFAYAHHIQRLMITGNFCLLTGIKPDQVDEWYLGIYIDAIEWVEMPNTRGMSQFADGGIVASKAYAASGNYVNKMSDYCTDCHYNVKQVSEDTACPLNALYWHFMHTHIEQFNNNPRTRMVYANWKKKSAEQQQIILNKAKLLLLNVEEL
- a CDS encoding PTS lactose/cellobiose transporter subunit IIA; translated protein: MQFEINSESEITEEFLMTLLCQVGEARSSFMEAMRVARKGEFKKAETFLKSGDQALVDVHKSQTSLIGFDEGAGKVTMTLILTHIQDHIMTTMLCRELAEEIVAIHYQLQRSSTHEKAHI
- a CDS encoding DUF7916 family protein — protein: MKKRIFDYTAEDVRNASREQIVNSIRNSEGRTIMVENVVSITPPIDLVSGPEIAAAFGADMITLNCLDVMDPKIKVLSEVADEFMTIEQVKLLTGRLIGCNLEPIPADVSHVDVGRTVTKETVERAVEIGLDYVMLTGNPGNCVTQETIMEAIGLVRSISKEIIIVAGKMHAGGVGNDYNLNIVPGFAEAGADIMMFPAPYTTPGVTADVAKEMITAVHQSGMLGMLAIGTSQEGATESYIEQVAMASKAAGADIVHIGDGGYSGIAPPENIMRLGFTLRGRRHQYKRMINRR
- a CDS encoding LysR family transcriptional regulator, with the protein product MNKWNEIRTAYKLAQYQTLSATAQDIGVHRSTVMRHIDALEEDLGVVLFQRNDKGYIPTEAGLEIMRLGEVTENQFSQFTSQIMSKEQALEGTLTITTIGDMASSLMPFIQEYQHSYPNMRVDFIGDIRNYNLEYGEADIAIRGGEKPTTPDNIVFPIADLEIVLCAHKNYIELMGVPTEKELPQHRFIAMKERPSHLPWNEWIHTNIPEKNIVFLCSSLQIAVRALEAGSGICALPKEIVDDNSDLIEISSNLQWQLPIWALVHRDMFNLTKIKAFIDILRSSEGKPINFKL
- a CDS encoding PTS sugar transporter subunit IIB, whose amino-acid sequence is MKIFLCCAAGMSTSMLVAKMESSAKEKGLECEISAHSISEFDECIQWSDVCLVAPQVKFKYEEFKTSAVNLGKGCGLINMMDYGMLNGDAVLDQALELYQTHAIMES
- a CDS encoding family 20 glycosylhydrolase, whose protein sequence is MNKVKLPLKLLTIALASNMAMPTTALADTYHPQAEQLDLLWKVIDHDIGENKFLGSLTITNNGSEALGESGWSLYYSSVRPPASVLPLDSADGILAREEIAAQNLVLENADVSKSGDYFVLEPVTGFEPIYPGESREIFITAQYWQMLKNDSPSGFHISFNGETPRAVSVDVKMDPSDLKQTRQSIHDTMPVQTPGLRFDENTTPITDLALENQVVPQLQSAKDKDGAFLTLLGWMGAIDAPDSLNKEALYLQSALQDLIVGEFPINSGTAHTSNLITLKLNPNLDTDSDGTPDSEGYRIDIDPFNGIIIEGKDTSGVFYGIQTLRQLIPQDVYKASVVGNKMQHAVLPAMTALDAPRFEYRGMMLDVARHFQSKETVLKLIDLLAYYKINKFEINIANDEGWRIEIPGIPELTDFGSKRGFDTQETTMLHTFMGSSNEFQSGDGIEGKPTNMVEANNGVLPAFQGFEVAQQNYLGKGWGYYTVEDFKEILKYAADRHIDVILEYDFPAHARAAIKAMEYRYNKYKDSDPVEANRYRLIDPLDESQFYTPQFYTDNLVNPSLPGTYEFLNKVISETKAMYDAVPGAKVTRLHGGGDELPHLGPNEWWAKSPVIQDNPETAGKTDAELFDYFFVKWANIIRQNGFQMASWGDVLTHNGTGNADYGDIYPIFWNNVWGWGNEHQSYVFANQGYKVVLSHATNLYFDLAYNKHPDEIGYHWAGYTDTKKTFEYRPFNIYANGKIDKLGNAVPWNPAWVHLSEEGKNNVSGIQGQLFSENAKSPEIMEYLVFPKLLGVAERAWVTDMPVEGKPDINGKTAMDRAWDVFSNTLGKHALVRLEYIQPVDTYNQIIESVGVNYRIPLPGAVIEADKLSINTRFPGLQNQYSLDEGQTWVPYYGSVDVSHVKNVKIRSIAHSGRSSRVESVHQ
- a CDS encoding LacI family DNA-binding transcriptional regulator; translated protein: MTTISDVSRMAGVSKATVSRVVNGTGQVKESTKELVNSVMKELNYKPSSVARALATRSGNSVGLVLSDYTGSYFGILLKQASVSADKMGKQLLIADGHNQAESELEAVHSLVEKKCDVIVLYSRMLSGEQVIALNKSIDIPLVNVGRILPAEAGYSIAFDQENAVSLAFDHLVELGHRDITYIGPAPTTPTSISRSEGFALAKDKHQNLIISSRRCDCSFGFIEGYAAGKKLLESGEFGSALLAASDDIAIGCIKAFNEQGISVPEEVSVVSIDNDPYSGFVTPALTTIDLPIKAIMARAMEVAQKLAQGEIDFEPEIMRGNLVSRDSTRQI
- a CDS encoding PTS sugar transporter subunit IIC, yielding MAIFDKVLSFVENVVAPVAGKISAQKHVNAIKDGFVSTMPFLIVGSMLLVLAFPPSEGNAFFNAWHGLIEIIGFDNIMAPFQLSMGIFAVYASFGIGFSLAEAYKLRPMNTGMLSMFAFLLSAAPMVSVDIGGVLPGAYLGGTGAFTAIICGLLVPEMQRLLIKYNIRIKMPAAVPPKISASFDLLIPIVFISIIVMSVNVYLNQYGMKIPSAIMELFQPLVLASDSFIACLIAVLLVQMLWFSGIHGGSVVGGIIGPMLLINLGLNQDALAAGEPLPAIFINPVMDFFIFVGGAGGTWGLVVLMIRSKATQLKTIGKMSIIPGTFNINEPVIFGTPIVMNPIYFIPWMLAPTLNTTIVWMAFKTGFLAKIIAIPPWTMPAPIGAIIATNSGTAALVVLSSIVVSATVFYPFLKVHERQLLAEEKVMDSKKKSETKTVAEGGLDAVRN
- a CDS encoding NAD(P)/FAD-dependent oxidoreductase → MKKVDILIIGGGFAGVSAAQKLEKNGIETLLVDKKDYFEVTFATLRNVAAPDITKNKARKQYKSFLTGSFIQSGVTKLKSSVATLEDGTLVEFKKAIIASGTRYPTMPIAKSKTALDLETRNGEMLGYNDELKSADKVLIIGGGVVGVELAGEIAYAFPVKKTVLAHNTGALLDGFKEKTRRIALEQLKSLGVEVEFNISYSNVDGAYIDSNTGKTSDADFVFQAVGTLPNSEFLQPHLPHILDTKGFVKVNDKLEVTGQNNLYALGDVADVGEPKLGYLAQQQGEYVAKSIVKKLKNKKVKGYKRNPLIALIPTGQKSGVAELPFAVTTFKSLINMKQKDLFIKKVHTAFGAD